The following are from one region of the Gryllotalpicola protaetiae genome:
- a CDS encoding S-ribosylhomocysteine lyase, whose translation MTDQHRMNVESFNLDHRTVSAPYVRLADRKVLPHGDVIVKYDVRFAQPNVGHLEMKTVHSVEHLFAEKSRNHSTDVIDFSPMGCQTGFYLILQGEPAYDDVLALIEQTLTDITTATEVPAANEVQCGWGANHSLEGAQDAAREFLAKRDEWSQVSA comes from the coding sequence ATGACCGATCAGCACCGCATGAACGTCGAGTCGTTCAACCTCGACCACCGCACCGTCTCGGCGCCCTACGTCCGCCTCGCAGACCGCAAGGTGCTGCCCCATGGCGACGTCATCGTCAAGTACGACGTCCGCTTCGCGCAGCCGAACGTCGGCCACCTCGAGATGAAGACGGTGCACTCGGTCGAGCACCTGTTCGCGGAGAAGAGCCGCAACCACAGCACGGACGTGATCGACTTCTCGCCGATGGGCTGCCAGACCGGCTTCTACCTGATCCTGCAGGGCGAACCGGCCTACGACGACGTGCTCGCGCTCATCGAGCAGACCCTCACCGACATCACCACCGCGACCGAGGTGCCCGCCGCCAACGAGGTGCAGTGCGGCTGGGGCGCGAACCACTCGCTCGAGGGCGCGCAGGATGCGGCGCGCGAGTTCCTGGCGAAGCGCGACGAGTGGAGCCAGGTCAGCGCATGA
- a CDS encoding enoyl-CoA hydratase/isomerase family protein — MAETDTVVVTTPSEGVALVTLNNPERMNSLTLETLDRLEAVARELDADASLRAVVVTGSGRAFCSGLDLSVLGTLSGNPTPLQLRLQERAVRPFVAVRDVHVPVIAAVNGPAVGAGISLALAADIRLAGSAAAFVAGFTRIGLSAGDLGVSWLLPRAIGYGAAAELVFTGGQLDATESARLGLVNRVVDGDVVAAAVELAARIAANSPSAVRLSKSALKANLEIPSYAAAIELENRGQVLATRTEDMAEAIAAFREKRDAVFTDR; from the coding sequence ATGGCTGAGACCGACACCGTCGTCGTGACGACCCCGAGCGAGGGCGTCGCCCTCGTGACCCTGAACAATCCGGAGCGGATGAACTCGCTCACCCTCGAGACGCTCGACCGGCTCGAGGCCGTCGCGCGCGAGCTCGACGCCGATGCCTCGCTGCGCGCCGTCGTCGTGACGGGCAGCGGCCGCGCGTTCTGCTCCGGCCTCGACCTCTCGGTGCTCGGCACCCTGAGCGGGAATCCGACGCCGCTGCAGCTCCGGCTGCAAGAGCGCGCGGTGCGGCCGTTCGTCGCCGTGCGCGACGTGCACGTTCCGGTCATCGCTGCGGTCAACGGGCCGGCGGTGGGCGCGGGAATCTCGCTCGCCCTCGCCGCGGACATCCGCCTCGCGGGGTCCGCGGCCGCCTTCGTCGCGGGCTTCACCCGCATCGGCCTCTCGGCCGGCGACCTCGGTGTCTCGTGGCTGCTGCCGCGCGCGATCGGCTACGGCGCGGCCGCCGAGCTCGTGTTCACGGGCGGCCAGCTGGACGCGACCGAATCCGCGCGGCTGGGCCTCGTGAACCGGGTCGTCGACGGTGACGTCGTGGCCGCCGCGGTCGAGCTCGCCGCGCGCATCGCCGCCAACTCGCCGTCGGCGGTGCGGCTCTCCAAGTCGGCGCTGAAGGCGAACCTCGAGATCCCGTCATACGCGGCCGCGATCGAGCTCGAGAACCGCGGGCAGGTGCTCGCCACCCGCACCGAGGACATGGCAGAGGCGATCGCCGCGTTCCGCGAGAAGCGCGACGCCGTGTTCACCGACCGCTGA
- a CDS encoding methyltransferase domain-containing protein produces MPRNFTASVAIPCAYFDAGTCRSCSLLDVAYGDQLAGKQARARELIDAFAGPDRRSIDWLAPVASETAGFRTKAKLVIGGTADAPTLGILDGEQHGVDLEGCPIVAEPIRSVLPTLAAFITMARLVPYDIPARRGELKYLIVTTNARGELMLRFVLRSTESIGRIRKHLPALRARLTQLRVVTVNLLPEHKAVLEGEDELWLTDERALELPFDDLTLSLLPRSFVQTNESIAARLYATGAAWAAELAPASAWDLYCGVGGFALHLAAARRSLRSSEAASRNGPFRVTGVELSEDAVASATMAAASANLDAAFIAADATQWALAQASAPDLVVVNPPRRGLGPELAGWLEASGVRHVLYSSCNAESLARDLAAMPSLRPTRAQVFDMFPHTAHFETLVLLERA; encoded by the coding sequence GTGCCGCGTAACTTCACGGCATCCGTCGCCATACCCTGCGCCTACTTCGACGCGGGAACCTGCCGCTCCTGCTCGCTGCTCGACGTCGCGTACGGCGACCAGCTGGCGGGCAAACAGGCACGTGCGCGTGAGCTGATCGATGCGTTCGCCGGGCCCGACAGGCGCAGCATTGACTGGCTCGCACCCGTCGCGAGCGAGACGGCCGGCTTCCGCACGAAGGCGAAGCTGGTGATCGGCGGCACGGCGGATGCCCCGACCCTCGGCATCCTCGACGGCGAGCAGCACGGCGTCGACCTCGAGGGCTGCCCGATCGTGGCGGAGCCGATCCGGTCGGTGCTGCCTACGCTCGCCGCCTTCATCACCATGGCCCGGCTCGTTCCGTACGACATCCCCGCGCGCCGCGGTGAGCTGAAGTACCTGATCGTCACCACAAACGCTCGGGGCGAGCTGATGCTGCGCTTCGTGCTGCGTTCGACGGAATCCATCGGCCGCATCCGCAAGCACCTGCCCGCGCTGCGCGCCCGGCTGACGCAGCTGCGAGTCGTCACCGTGAACCTGCTGCCCGAGCACAAGGCCGTGCTCGAGGGCGAAGATGAGCTCTGGCTGACCGACGAGCGCGCGCTCGAGCTGCCGTTCGACGACCTCACCCTGAGCCTGCTTCCGCGCAGTTTCGTGCAGACGAACGAGTCGATTGCGGCGCGGCTTTACGCAACGGGTGCGGCCTGGGCGGCGGAGCTCGCGCCGGCTTCCGCGTGGGACCTCTACTGCGGCGTCGGCGGCTTCGCCCTGCACCTCGCTGCCGCGCGCCGATCGTTGAGGAGCAGCGAAGCCGCGTCTCGAAACGGTCCTTTCCGCGTCACCGGCGTCGAGCTCAGCGAAGACGCCGTCGCGTCCGCGACCATGGCTGCGGCATCCGCCAACCTCGACGCGGCTTTCATCGCAGCGGATGCCACGCAGTGGGCGCTCGCCCAGGCATCCGCCCCCGATCTCGTCGTCGTGAACCCCCCGCGCCGCGGTCTCGGCCCCGAACTCGCGGGCTGGCTCGAGGCGAGCGGTGTGCGGCACGTGCTCTACTCGAGCTGCAACGCGGAATCGCTGGCCCGTGACCTCGCCGCGATGCCCTCGCTGCGCCCGACGCGCGCCCAGGTCTTCGACATGTTCCCCCACACTGCGCACTTCGAGACCTTGGTGCTCCTCGAGCGCGCATAG
- a CDS encoding helix-turn-helix domain-containing protein, with the protein MTPSKKAFGQFVIAKRQAAGLTQRELADRVFITESAVSKWERGLSYPDITLVGPLAEALRVSEGELINASDDHASQQVEREARVYRRWRASLLWSTSIAYATTLVTCFIVNLSVEHTLSWYWVVVAAVALAFSLTTLPLLALPVLHRGWLVLGAGLFSLFALLAIVRLLYSDDGGWLLIAICAVMFAAVLVFGPIWFATRPLPTPVSHHRTVLALGADTVALVLLLLVIALVNGDLASFVTQSLPITAVCLVMPWVIALVIRYLPIAGLYRAGIAVAFAGVYLFAVLQPALDRLTGDHQERPVDLGRWQAEYINGNVNVLTLIGTVLIGAVLALAAALRGGQRTRELR; encoded by the coding sequence ATGACCCCGTCCAAGAAGGCCTTCGGCCAGTTCGTCATCGCGAAGCGGCAGGCAGCCGGCCTCACTCAGCGCGAGCTCGCCGACCGTGTGTTCATCACAGAGTCGGCCGTCTCGAAGTGGGAGCGGGGGCTCTCATACCCGGACATCACCCTCGTCGGCCCACTCGCCGAGGCGCTGCGCGTCAGCGAGGGCGAGCTCATCAACGCGAGCGACGACCATGCGTCGCAGCAGGTCGAGCGCGAGGCGCGCGTCTATCGCCGTTGGCGGGCATCGCTGCTCTGGAGCACGTCGATCGCCTACGCGACGACGCTCGTCACCTGCTTCATCGTGAACCTGTCGGTCGAGCACACGCTCAGCTGGTACTGGGTCGTCGTCGCCGCGGTCGCCCTCGCCTTCAGCCTCACGACGCTGCCGCTGCTCGCGCTCCCCGTGCTGCATCGGGGCTGGCTCGTGCTGGGCGCCGGCCTGTTCAGCCTGTTCGCGCTGCTCGCGATCGTGCGGCTGCTGTACAGCGATGACGGCGGATGGCTGCTGATCGCGATCTGCGCGGTGATGTTCGCCGCCGTGCTGGTGTTCGGGCCCATCTGGTTTGCGACGCGCCCGTTGCCGACCCCGGTGTCGCACCACCGCACCGTGCTGGCGCTCGGCGCGGACACGGTCGCCCTGGTGCTGCTGCTGCTCGTCATCGCGCTGGTGAACGGCGACCTCGCGTCGTTCGTCACGCAGTCGCTGCCGATCACCGCGGTGTGCCTCGTGATGCCGTGGGTGATCGCGCTCGTCATCCGCTACCTGCCCATCGCCGGGCTGTACCGGGCGGGCATCGCCGTCGCGTTCGCCGGGGTCTACCTCTTCGCGGTGCTGCAGCCGGCGCTCGACCGGCTGACGGGCGATCATCAGGAGCGCCCCGTCGACCTCGGCCGCTGGCAGGCCGAGTACATCAACGGCAACGTGAACGTGCTCACCCTGATCGGCACGGTGCTGATCGGCGCGGTGCTCGCGCTCGCCGCGGCGCTGCGCGGCGGTCAGCGCACTCGCGAGCTCCGCTGA
- the glmU gene encoding bifunctional UDP-N-acetylglucosamine diphosphorylase/glucosamine-1-phosphate N-acetyltransferase GlmU — MTDSRLAIVVLAAGQGTRMKSATPKVLHELAGIPLIGHVLSTAQALAAAHLLVVVRHERDRVAATAKALAPEARIVDQDEMPGTGRAVEQAVDALPADFDGDVLVLSADVPLMDADTLASVLAGHRAANVPVTLFSTVVADPTGYGRVVREADGSVSRIVEQKDASEAERAIAEVNAGMYVFAAAALRDKLAGLTTGNAQGEKYLTDVVGALHGDGHTIGGVVVAEEWKVWGVNDRAQLAQVGAQLNALTVRGWQLAGVTIQDPATTWIDRAVTIEPDVTILPGTQLKGATAIAAGAVIGPDTTLVDTEVGAGATVKRTDATLAVIAAGATVGPFSYLRPGTELGADGKIGAFVETKNAHIGEGAKVPHLSYIGDASVGDGANIGAGGITANYDGVNKHRTEIGAHVKTGAHTVMVAPVTIGAGAYTGAGTTIRNDVPAGALALGIAPQRNREGWVHTHRPGSAADQAALDARSSADAQDEERQAR; from the coding sequence GTGACCGACAGCCGCCTCGCCATCGTCGTCCTGGCAGCCGGGCAGGGAACGCGGATGAAGTCCGCGACCCCGAAGGTGCTTCATGAGCTCGCCGGCATCCCCTTGATCGGGCACGTGCTGAGCACCGCCCAGGCGCTCGCCGCAGCCCACCTGCTCGTCGTCGTGCGGCATGAGCGCGATCGGGTCGCGGCGACCGCGAAGGCGCTCGCGCCCGAGGCGCGCATCGTCGACCAGGACGAGATGCCCGGCACGGGCCGCGCGGTCGAGCAGGCGGTCGACGCGCTGCCCGCCGACTTCGACGGCGACGTGCTCGTGCTGTCGGCCGACGTCCCCCTGATGGACGCCGACACCCTGGCATCCGTTCTCGCCGGCCACCGCGCGGCCAACGTGCCGGTCACTCTGTTCTCGACCGTCGTCGCCGACCCGACCGGCTACGGCCGCGTCGTGCGCGAGGCCGACGGCTCGGTGTCGCGCATCGTCGAGCAGAAGGACGCGAGCGAGGCGGAGCGCGCGATCGCCGAGGTGAACGCCGGCATGTACGTCTTCGCCGCCGCCGCGCTGCGTGACAAGCTGGCCGGCCTCACGACCGGGAACGCGCAGGGCGAGAAGTACCTCACCGATGTCGTCGGTGCGCTGCACGGCGACGGCCACACGATCGGCGGCGTCGTCGTCGCGGAGGAGTGGAAGGTCTGGGGCGTCAACGACCGCGCCCAGCTCGCTCAGGTCGGGGCGCAGCTGAACGCCCTCACCGTGCGGGGCTGGCAGCTGGCCGGCGTCACCATCCAGGACCCGGCGACGACCTGGATCGACCGTGCGGTCACCATCGAGCCCGACGTCACGATCCTGCCGGGCACCCAGCTGAAGGGCGCGACGGCGATCGCGGCCGGCGCGGTGATCGGCCCCGACACGACGCTCGTCGACACCGAGGTCGGCGCAGGCGCGACGGTGAAGCGAACGGATGCCACGCTGGCCGTCATCGCGGCCGGGGCCACGGTCGGGCCGTTCTCGTACCTGCGCCCCGGCACCGAGCTCGGCGCAGACGGCAAGATCGGAGCGTTCGTCGAGACGAAGAACGCGCACATCGGCGAGGGCGCCAAGGTGCCGCATCTCAGCTACATCGGCGACGCCTCGGTGGGCGACGGCGCGAACATCGGCGCTGGCGGCATCACGGCGAATTACGACGGCGTGAACAAGCACCGCACCGAGATCGGCGCACATGTCAAGACAGGGGCCCACACCGTCATGGTGGCTCCCGTTACAATCGGCGCAGGTGCCTACACGGGCGCAGGCACGACGATCCGCAACGACGTTCCGGCCGGCGCGCTCGCGCTGGGCATCGCACCACAGCGCAACCGGGAAGGCTGGGTCCACACCCACCGGCCGGGAAGCGCGGCCGACCAGGCCGCGCTCGACGCGCGGAGCTCTGCCGATGCGCAGGACGAGGAAAGGCAGGCCCGGTGA
- a CDS encoding ribose-phosphate diphosphokinase: MTESVTQWGIKSDARRRLVLVSGRAHPELAQDVADELGIELLPTDIRTFAGSEIYTRFEESVRGADIFVMQSHTRPINEWLMEQLIMVDAAKRASAKRITVVAPYYPYARQDKKGRGREPISARLVADMFKVAGADRIMSVDLHAAQIQGFFDGPVDHLFAMPVLLTHFKKSLDPATLTVVSPDMGRVKVADAWSDKLGVPLAIIHKRRDPKVHNDVTVHEIVGDVAGRVCLLVDDLIDTGRTIVKAAEALKENGATGVVVASTHAVFSDPAIEILQSEFIDQVVVTDTLPVPADKRWERLTVLSIAPLLARAIHEVFDDGSVTSMFDGAA, encoded by the coding sequence GTGACGGAATCCGTGACCCAGTGGGGGATCAAGTCCGATGCGCGCCGCCGGCTCGTGCTGGTTTCCGGTCGCGCCCACCCGGAGCTCGCTCAGGACGTGGCCGACGAGCTTGGCATCGAGCTGCTGCCCACCGACATCCGCACCTTCGCGGGCAGCGAGATCTACACCCGCTTCGAAGAGAGCGTGCGCGGCGCCGACATCTTCGTGATGCAGTCGCACACCCGGCCGATCAACGAGTGGCTCATGGAGCAGCTCATCATGGTCGACGCAGCGAAGCGCGCGTCGGCGAAGCGCATCACCGTCGTCGCGCCGTACTACCCCTACGCCCGGCAAGACAAGAAGGGGCGCGGCCGCGAGCCGATCTCGGCCCGCCTCGTCGCCGACATGTTCAAGGTCGCCGGCGCAGACCGCATCATGTCGGTCGATCTGCATGCGGCGCAGATCCAGGGCTTCTTCGACGGCCCCGTCGACCACCTGTTCGCGATGCCGGTGCTGCTCACGCACTTCAAGAAGTCCCTGGACCCCGCGACCCTCACGGTCGTCTCGCCCGACATGGGGCGAGTGAAGGTGGCGGATGCCTGGAGCGACAAGCTCGGCGTGCCGCTGGCGATCATCCACAAGCGCCGCGACCCGAAGGTGCACAACGATGTCACCGTTCACGAGATCGTCGGCGATGTCGCCGGCCGCGTCTGCCTGCTGGTCGACGACCTCATCGACACGGGCCGCACGATCGTCAAGGCGGCCGAAGCACTGAAGGAGAACGGCGCGACCGGCGTCGTCGTCGCGTCGACCCACGCCGTGTTCTCCGACCCGGCGATCGAGATCCTGCAGAGCGAGTTCATCGATCAGGTGGTCGTCACCGACACGCTGCCGGTACCGGCCGACAAGCGCTGGGAGCGCCTCACCGTGCTGTCGATCGCGCCGCTGCTCGCCCGCGCGATCCATGAAGTCTTCGACGACGGCTCCGTGACCTCGATGTTCGACGGTGCCGCGTAA
- the mtnN gene encoding 5'-methylthioadenosine/S-adenosylhomocysteine nucleosidase — protein MEPGQRMTDASAAAAVVVIVAMEEEAAPFLERAESVTEVATGAHAVRRDLGFGGDDVVLLRSGIGFANAVAAAAYARYTLGSGIRVISAGTAGGLAAGVQVGEVVVGSRYLNLNADATAFGYALGQVPGMPAAYAPDAGLAAAALAADSREQAVRPGTIGSSEAFVVSDRALRFRADFPDVLAVDMETAALAQFAHTHGLPFVSIRAISDLCAPDGTEFLTHVDDAAARSADVVAATIMAL, from the coding sequence GTGGAGCCAGGTCAGCGCATGACGGATGCCTCAGCCGCGGCAGCCGTCGTCGTCATCGTCGCCATGGAGGAGGAAGCCGCCCCCTTCCTCGAGCGCGCCGAGAGCGTCACCGAGGTCGCGACGGGTGCGCACGCGGTGCGCCGTGACCTCGGCTTCGGCGGCGACGACGTCGTGCTGCTGCGCAGCGGCATCGGCTTCGCCAACGCCGTCGCCGCCGCCGCGTACGCGCGGTACACGCTGGGCTCGGGCATCCGGGTCATCAGCGCCGGCACGGCAGGCGGACTTGCCGCGGGCGTGCAAGTCGGCGAGGTGGTGGTCGGGTCGCGTTACCTGAACCTGAACGCGGATGCCACGGCGTTCGGCTACGCGCTCGGCCAGGTCCCCGGCATGCCGGCCGCCTACGCGCCCGATGCCGGGCTGGCCGCCGCCGCGCTCGCCGCGGACTCGCGCGAGCAGGCCGTGCGGCCCGGCACCATCGGCTCGAGCGAGGCCTTCGTCGTCAGCGACCGCGCGCTGCGGTTCCGCGCAGACTTCCCCGACGTGCTCGCCGTCGACATGGAGACCGCGGCGCTCGCCCAGTTCGCGCACACCCATGGGCTGCCGTTCGTGTCGATCCGCGCGATCAGCGACCTGTGCGCGCCCGACGGCACGGAGTTCCTCACCCACGTCGACGACGCGGCCGCCCGTTCGGCCGATGTGGTCGCGGCGACGATAATGGCCTTGTGA
- a CDS encoding gluconokinase, with protein sequence MDSAPVVTLQPIVLMGVSGSGKSTVGEALAAASGRVFIDGDDLHPAANKEKQAAGIALTDDDRWPWLRRIGERLAVGDGVIVACSSLKRAYRDLLREYAPETYFALLSGSRELLEARLAGRHHEFMPATLLGSQLATLEPLGADERGGVFDIARPADELVEGIRAALATGQPIDIGAPAAGDIIC encoded by the coding sequence ATGGATTCCGCGCCTGTCGTCACACTTCAGCCCATTGTTCTCATGGGCGTCAGCGGTTCGGGGAAGTCGACCGTCGGCGAAGCGCTGGCCGCGGCATCCGGCCGCGTCTTCATCGACGGCGATGACCTGCATCCCGCCGCGAATAAGGAGAAGCAGGCCGCCGGCATCGCCCTCACCGACGACGACCGCTGGCCGTGGCTGCGGCGCATCGGCGAGCGGCTCGCGGTCGGCGACGGCGTGATCGTCGCGTGCTCGTCGCTCAAGCGCGCCTACCGCGATCTGCTGCGCGAGTATGCGCCGGAGACCTACTTCGCGCTGCTGAGCGGCTCGCGCGAGCTGCTCGAGGCCCGGCTCGCGGGCCGCCATCACGAGTTCATGCCCGCCACGCTGCTCGGCTCGCAGCTCGCGACGCTCGAGCCGCTCGGCGCAGACGAGCGCGGCGGCGTCTTCGACATCGCCCGTCCGGCCGACGAGCTCGTCGAGGGGATCCGCGCCGCGCTCGCGACAGGCCAGCCCATCGACATCGGCGCGCCGGCGGCAGGCGACATCATCTGCTGA
- the gndA gene encoding NADP-dependent phosphogluconate dehydrogenase, with product MTEQSVANIGVVGLAVMGSNLARNLASREGNTVAIFNRSWERTETLITEHPEAGFVPAHSYEEFAASLSKPRTAIIMVQAGRGTDAVIDELTKVFEPGDIIVDGGNANFHDTIAREQAVRETGIHFVGTGISGGEEGALHGPSIMPGGSVESYETLGPILASIAARADDGEPCVTHVGTDGAGHFVKMVHNGIEYADMQLIAEAYDLIRRGTGKTPAEIADVFDEWNTTELESYLIEITAQVLRQTDAETGKPLVDVILDAAGAKGTGAWTVQNALDLGVPVSGIAEAVFARSLSSKAAQRAAAAGVLPGPSSEDWKPSDPDAFIEDVRQALYASKIIAYSQGFDEIIAGAEQFGWDIKKGEIAKIWRAGCIIRARFLGRITEAYASDPSLVALVLAPYFRDAVTEAQGAWRRVVVSAAEAGIPSPAFSSSLAYYDGLRAERLPAALVQGQRDFFGAHTYKRIDKDGIFHTLWSGDRSEIETEPSWH from the coding sequence ATGACAGAGCAGTCCGTGGCAAACATCGGTGTCGTCGGTCTTGCGGTGATGGGGTCGAACCTCGCCCGCAACCTCGCCTCGCGCGAAGGGAACACCGTCGCGATCTTCAACCGTTCATGGGAGCGCACCGAGACGCTCATCACCGAGCACCCGGAGGCCGGCTTCGTCCCGGCGCACAGCTATGAGGAGTTCGCGGCGTCGCTCTCGAAGCCGCGCACGGCGATCATCATGGTGCAGGCGGGCCGCGGCACGGACGCCGTCATCGACGAGCTGACCAAGGTGTTCGAGCCGGGCGACATCATCGTCGACGGCGGCAACGCGAACTTCCACGACACGATCGCCCGCGAGCAGGCCGTGCGTGAGACCGGCATCCATTTCGTCGGCACCGGCATCTCCGGCGGCGAGGAGGGGGCGCTGCACGGGCCCTCGATCATGCCGGGCGGCTCGGTCGAGTCGTACGAGACCCTCGGGCCGATCCTCGCGTCGATCGCGGCCCGCGCCGACGACGGCGAGCCCTGCGTCACCCACGTCGGCACCGACGGCGCCGGCCACTTCGTGAAGATGGTGCATAACGGCATCGAGTACGCCGACATGCAGCTCATCGCCGAGGCGTACGACCTGATCCGCCGCGGCACGGGCAAGACCCCCGCCGAGATCGCCGATGTGTTCGACGAGTGGAACACCACCGAGCTCGAGTCGTACCTCATCGAGATCACGGCGCAGGTGCTGCGCCAGACGGATGCCGAGACGGGCAAGCCGCTCGTCGACGTGATCCTCGACGCAGCCGGCGCCAAGGGCACCGGCGCGTGGACAGTGCAGAACGCGCTCGACCTCGGTGTTCCGGTGTCGGGCATCGCTGAGGCCGTGTTCGCCCGCTCGCTCTCATCGAAGGCGGCGCAGCGCGCGGCTGCGGCCGGTGTGCTGCCCGGGCCGTCGAGCGAGGACTGGAAGCCCTCCGACCCCGACGCGTTCATCGAGGACGTGCGCCAGGCGCTGTACGCGTCGAAGATCATCGCGTACTCGCAGGGCTTCGACGAGATCATCGCCGGAGCCGAGCAGTTCGGCTGGGACATCAAGAAGGGCGAGATCGCGAAGATCTGGCGCGCGGGCTGCATCATCCGGGCGCGCTTCCTCGGCCGCATCACCGAGGCGTACGCCTCCGATCCGTCGCTGGTCGCCCTCGTGCTGGCGCCGTACTTCCGCGACGCCGTCACCGAGGCTCAGGGGGCATGGCGCCGCGTCGTCGTGTCGGCCGCAGAGGCAGGCATCCCCTCGCCCGCGTTCTCGTCGTCGCTCGCGTACTACGACGGCCTGCGCGCCGAGCGCCTGCCCGCCGCGCTCGTGCAGGGGCAGCGCGACTTCTTCGGCGCGCACACCTACAAGCGCATCGACAAGGACGGCATCTTCCACACCCTGTGGTCGGGTGATCGCTCGGAGATCGAGACCGAGCCTTCCTGGCACTAG
- a CDS encoding chloride channel protein — MPAPARRILRLALVILIVGVLVGAMAGLVTLFFRGVESVAFGYFENPARPGAVDAPVWRRFAAVIVACTIAAVVWWLIRTRARAVPSVQKAVTGTPMPWWETIVHAGLQIFIVGAGAPVGREVAPRELGALIGGGFARVFGLDARERTLVVAAAAGAGLAGVYNVPLAGALFTVEILLAELSLEAIGVALGASALAALVASIVEGGHAFYALPAVHASWSLAVFALIFGPAFGFLGYWFSHWTAWAERKKPSGAAILWLLPAASVIVAVVGIWLPQVMGNGRALGQYAFGSTSWAALGVLVFGFAAKSVLTLLTIRSGAAGGVLQPAIAVGAAAGAALGIGWALLWPGSPVAAFAILGGAALLAASQKAPLMALAIVFELTHAPFELLAPLGIAVAGSVLTRRLLEHAEDRAPRKLDI, encoded by the coding sequence ATGCCTGCCCCCGCCCGACGCATCCTGCGCCTCGCGCTCGTCATTCTGATCGTCGGGGTGCTGGTCGGGGCCATGGCCGGGCTCGTCACCCTGTTCTTCCGTGGCGTCGAGAGCGTCGCGTTCGGCTATTTCGAGAACCCCGCGCGCCCCGGCGCGGTGGATGCCCCGGTCTGGCGCCGCTTCGCCGCGGTGATCGTGGCGTGCACGATCGCGGCGGTCGTGTGGTGGCTGATCCGCACGCGCGCACGCGCGGTGCCCAGCGTGCAGAAGGCCGTCACCGGCACGCCGATGCCCTGGTGGGAGACCATCGTGCACGCGGGCCTGCAGATCTTCATCGTCGGCGCGGGCGCGCCGGTCGGTCGCGAGGTCGCGCCGCGCGAGCTCGGCGCGCTGATCGGCGGCGGGTTCGCGCGGGTGTTCGGCCTCGACGCGCGCGAGCGCACCCTCGTCGTCGCTGCGGCGGCGGGCGCGGGCCTCGCGGGCGTCTACAACGTGCCGCTCGCAGGGGCGCTGTTCACCGTCGAGATCCTGCTGGCCGAGCTGTCGCTCGAGGCGATCGGCGTCGCGCTCGGCGCCTCGGCGCTCGCGGCGCTCGTCGCGAGCATCGTCGAGGGCGGCCATGCGTTCTATGCACTGCCTGCGGTGCACGCGTCCTGGTCGCTCGCGGTCTTCGCGCTGATCTTCGGGCCGGCTTTCGGATTCCTCGGCTACTGGTTCTCGCACTGGACGGCCTGGGCCGAGCGGAAGAAGCCGAGCGGCGCCGCCATCCTGTGGCTGCTGCCCGCGGCATCCGTCATCGTCGCCGTCGTCGGCATCTGGCTGCCGCAGGTGATGGGCAACGGGCGCGCGCTCGGGCAGTACGCGTTCGGCTCGACGTCGTGGGCGGCGCTCGGTGTGCTCGTGTTCGGGTTCGCCGCGAAATCGGTGCTGACGCTGCTGACGATCCGCAGCGGCGCGGCCGGCGGCGTGCTGCAGCCGGCGATCGCGGTCGGTGCGGCCGCCGGGGCCGCGCTGGGCATCGGCTGGGCGCTGCTCTGGCCCGGCTCGCCGGTCGCCGCGTTCGCGATCCTCGGGGGAGCGGCTCTGCTCGCCGCCAGCCAGAAGGCGCCGCTCATGGCCCTCGCGATCGTGTTCGAGCTGACGCACGCGCCGTTCGAGCTCCTCGCCCCGCTCGGCATCGCGGTCGCCGGCTCAGTCCTCACGCGCCGGCTCCTCGAGCACGCGGAAGACCGGGCCCCGAGGAAGCTCGACATCTAA